Proteins encoded by one window of Cervus canadensis isolate Bull #8, Minnesota chromosome 18, ASM1932006v1, whole genome shotgun sequence:
- the DUS2 gene encoding tRNA-dihydrouridine(20) synthase [NAD(P)+]-like, translated as MIVNSLSLCYHNKLILAPMVRVGTLPMRLLALDYGADIVYCESVSSNFCGHTLLVEGTKFSFIVHFNELLAASGRERDVQLHPEVADSLRVFTHTWDHDIRFLFIFYFWGKKRARGPRTAACHYPSPHHWGQREGHGHGRVTVATGLPPAPRPRASPQERGWRGLPVTPCLSPVLSQPTSKAHGREMVHVLPLAFLLIRRHLCFLAEALSTVDFVAPDDRVVFRTCEREQNKVVFQMGTSDAERALAVARLVENDVAGIDVNMGCPKEYSTKGGMGAALLSDPDKIEKILSTLVKGTHRPVTCKIRILPSLEDTLSLVKRIERTGIAAIAVHGRKREERPQHPVSCEAIKAIAETLSIPVIANGGSHDHIQGYLDIEDFRRATAASSVMVARAAMWNPSIFLKEGPRPLEEVMQKYIRYAVQYDNHYTNTKYCLCQMLREQLESPQGRLLHAAQSSQEICEAFGLGAFYEETTRELDARRAKLLARSPEEAEGPVEDTSGIIKMAIKFDRRAYSPQITPKMCLLEWCRREKLAQPVYETVQRPLDRLFCSVVTVAEQKYQSTLWDKSKKLAEQAAAIVCLRSQGLPEGRLDEESPSLHKRKREALDQDPGDPRTQEPAMPGELCKKPFVALASGQESPLEGW; from the exons CTGTGCTACCACAACAAACTCATCTTAGCCCCTATGGTTCGGGTGGGGACTCTCCCAATGCGGCTTCTGGCCCTGGACTATGGAGCAGACATTGTGTACTGTGAG AGCGTCAGCAGCAACTTCTGTGGCCATACGCTTCTCGTAGAAGGTACGAAGTTTTCGTTCATCGTCCACTTCAATGAGCTTCTGGCAGCCAGTGGCCGGGAAAGAGATGTTCAGCTTCATCCTGAAGTGGCCGACAGCCTCCGAG TTTTTACACACACTTGGGATCATGATATacgttttttatttattttttatttttgggggaaAAAGAGGGCAAGGGGCCCGCGAACGGCTGCATGCCACTATCCCTCTCCCCATCACTGGGGACAGAGGGAAGGACATGGGCATGGACGTGTGACAGTGGCAACAGGCTTGCCACCGGCCCCCCGACCACGTGCGTCCCCCCAGGAAAGGGGATGGCGGGGCCTCCCTGTGACGCCCTGCCTCTCCCCTGTTCTGTCCCAGCCCACGAGCAAGGCCCACGGCAGGGAAATGGTACACGTTTTGCCCCTTGCTTTTCTATTAATACGAAGACATTTGTGTTTTCTCGCAGAGGCGCTCAGCACAGTGGACTTTGTTGCTCCTGATGACCGAGTGGTCTTCCGCACCTGTGAAAGGGAGCAAAACAAGGTCGTCTTCCAGATG GGGACTTCAGATGCAGAGCGAGCCCTTGCTGTGGCCAGGCTTGT AGAAAATGATGTGGCTGGCATTGACGTCAACATGGGCTGTCCTAAAGAGTATTCCACCAAG GGAGGAATGGGAGCTGCCCTGCTGTCAGATCCTGACAAAATCGAGAAG ATCCTCAGCACTCTTGTGAAAGGGACGCACAGACCTGTGACCTGCAAGATTCGCATCCTGCCATCG CTGGAAGACACCCTGAGCCTTGTGAAGCGGATAGAGAGGACTGGCATCGCCGCCATCGCGGTTCACGGGAG GAAGCGAGAGGAGCGGCCCCAGCACCCTGTCAGCTGCGAAGCCATCAAAGCCATCGCTGAAACCCTCTCCATTCCCGTCATAGCCAA TGGCGGATCTCACGACCACATCCAAGGGTATTTGGATATAGAAGACTTCCGACGAGCCACGGCAGCCTCTTCAGTGATGGTGGCCCGGGCGGCCATGTGGAACCCGTCTATCTTCCTCAAGGAGGGTCCACGGCCCTTGGAAGAGGTCATGCAAAAGTACATCAGATAT GCTGTGCAGTATGACAACCACTACACCAACACCAAGTACTGCTTGTGCCAGATGCTGCGAGAACAGCTGGAATCACCCCAGGGAAGGTTACTCCACGCTGCCCAGTCTTCCCAGGAAATTTG TGAGGCCTTTGGCCTTGGTGCCTTCTATGAGGAGACCACACGAGAGCTGGATGCCCGACGGGCCAAACTTCTGGCCAGGAGCCCAGAGGAAGCAGAGGGACCAGTTGAAGACACTTCTGGTATCATTAAGATGGCCATCAAGTTTGACCG GCGAGCATATTCACCCCAGATCACCCCCAAGATGTGCCTGCTGGAGTGGTGCCGGAGGGAGAAGCTGGCACAGCCGGTGTATGAAACG GTCCAGCGCCCTCTGGATCGCCTCTTCTGTTCTGTTGTCACTGTTGCTGAACAAAAGTACCAGTCTACCTTGTG GGACAAGTCCAAGAAACTGGCGGAACAGGCTGCAGCCATCGTCTGTCTGCGGAGCCAGGGCCTCCCAGAGGGTCGGCTGGATGAGGAGAGCCCCTCCTTGCACAAGCGCAAGCGGGAGGCCCTTGACCAAGACCCTGGGGATCCCAGAACTCAGGAGCCAGCCATGCCTGGGGAGCTGTGCAAGAAGCCTTTTGTAGCCTTGGCAAGTGGTCAAGAGAGCCCCCTGGAAGGCTGGTAA
- the LOC122421346 gene encoding 40S ribosomal protein S6-like, whose translation MKLNISFPATGCQKLIEVDDERKLRTFYEKRMATEVAADALGEEWKGYVVRISGGNDKQGFPMKQGVLTHGRVRLLLSKGHSCYRPRRTGERKRKSVRGCIVDANLSVLNLVIVKKGEKDIPGLTDTTVPRRLGPKRASRIRKLFNLSKEDDVRQYVVRKPLNKEGKKPRTKAPKIQRLVTPRVLQHKRRRIALKKQRTKKNKEEAAEYAKLLAKRMKEAKENGRNRLPRDGGCPL comes from the coding sequence ATGAAGCTGAACATCTCTTTCCCGGCCACTGGCTGCCAGAAGCTCATTGAAGTGGACGATGAACGAAAACTTCGTACCTTCTACGAGAAGCGTATGGCCACAGAAGTTGCTGCTGACGCTCTGGGTGAAGAATGGAAGGGTTATGTGGTCCGAATCAGTGGCGGGAACGATAAGCAGGGTTTCCCCATGAAGCAGGGTGTCTTGACCCATGGCCGAGTTCGCCTGCTACTGAGTAAGGGGCATTCCTGTTACAGACCAAGGAGGACTGGAGAGAGAAAGCGCAAATCTGTACGGGGTTGCATTGTGGATGCCAATCTGAGTGTTCTCAACTTGGTCATTgtgaaaaaaggggagaaggatatTCCTGGACTCACTGATACTACAGTGCCTCGTCGCCTGGGTCCCAAAAGAGCTAGCAGAATCCGCAAACTTTTCAATCTCTCTAAAGAAGATGACGTCCGCCAGTATGTTGTACGAAAGCCCCTAAACAAAGAAGGTAAGAAACCTAGGACTAAAGCACCCAAGATTCAGCGTCTCGTGACTCCACGAGTTCTGCAACACAAACGCCGGCGTATTGCTCTGAAGAAACAGCgtactaagaaaaacaaagaagaggctGCAGAATATGCTAAACTTTTGGCCAAGAGAATGAAGGAGGCCAAAGAAAACGGCAGGAACAGATTGCCAAGAGACGGAGGCTGTCCTCTCTGA